A window from Salvia miltiorrhiza cultivar Shanhuang (shh) chromosome 2, IMPLAD_Smil_shh, whole genome shotgun sequence encodes these proteins:
- the LOC131010793 gene encoding uncharacterized protein LOC131010793 — protein sequence MNALKMHNMKSHDCHVFMQILLPVAFKELLPKNVWEAITELSFFFRELTSRNVAIYDMRILSEKIAVTLCKLERIFPPSLFDSMEHLPVHLADEARLAGPVQYRWMYPFERYLRTLKNHIKNKAKVEASIANAYLLAEMSTFSSFYFEDQISTKWTTLPRNIEMPVAENDDPLCLAIFKPIGRSLGRGTKRYMDEREWHAAHMYILSNCAEVAETYSKIFKEEKRYANPYMTDAEFEVAFHNEFILWFNHYVCRPCNDELNPYIRSLAAGPLREIETYSGYFVNGYRFHTTDHDRESATVNSGVCIKGSVYGSDRDVLDFYGRLQEVCVLEYPGYPIKQTVLFNCEWFDLSAQGTSIDTDFKLVSLNHTRRYRKYDPLVLASQVVQVFYCPYPSTNQSKKNWWSACKVNARSKVEVSTAASTSTLDQPFQEEVVTIMPTHTSVGIEQPLLLHPLGGVVEIEDDDEAEDDDSPLTSNDSDDDSSDAYE from the exons atgaacgccctgaagatgcacaacatgaaaagtcacgactgtcacgtgttcatgcaaatccttctgcctgttgcatttaaagaacttcttcctaagaatgtttgggaggcaattacagagttaagtttcttcttcagagaattaacatcccgcaacgtggccatatatgacatgagaatactgagtgagaagatagctgttactctttgcaaacttgagcgtatcttcccgcctagtttatttgattcaatggagcacctaccagttcatttggcagatgaggcacgattggctggtccagtgcaatatcggtggatgtatccttttgaaagatatttgaggacattaaaaaatcatataaaaaacaaagccaaggttgaggcgtccatcgccaatgcatacttacttgcagaaatgtcaaccttctcttcgttttactttgaagatcaaatatctacaaagtggacaactttgcctcgcaatattgagatgcccgttgctgaaaatgatgatcctctttgtcttgccatattcaaacctattgggcgttcacttggccgagggacgaagagatacatggatgagcgcgaatggcatgctgcacacatgtatattttgagcaattgtgcagaggttgcagagacatatagcaa gatcttcaaggaggaaaaacgatatgcaaatccttacatgactgatgcagagtttgaagtcgcgtttcacaacgagtttattctgtggtttaaccattac gtttgtcgtccttgtaacgacgagttgaacccttatattaggtcgcttgcagctggaccattaagggagattgaaacatactccggctatttcgtgaatggctacaggtttcacacaactgatcatgatagagagagtgcgactgtgaacagtggcgtttgcataaaaggttcggtctatggtagtgatagagatgtgctagacttttatgggcgtctgcaagaggtttgcgtgctggagtatccggggtatccaattaagcagacagtcttgttcaactgtgaatggtttgacttgtcggctcagggaacttctattgatacagacttcaagttagtttcactGAACCACACACGAAGATATAGGAAGTATGATCCCTTAGTTTTGGCGAGTCaagtagttcaagtgttttactgtccctatcccagtacgaaccaatcaaagaaaaattggtggtcagcatgcaaagtcaacgcaagatctaaggttgaagtgtctactgcagcatctacatcaacattagatcaaccatttcaagaagaagtggttactattatgcctactcacacaagtgtaggcattgaacaaccacttctccttcatcccctcggtggagtcgttgagattgaagatgacgatgaagcagaagacgatgattccccgttgacatctaacgatagtgatgatgatagtagtgatgcttatgaataa